In Candidatus Aminicenantes bacterium, a single genomic region encodes these proteins:
- the cyaB gene encoding class IV adenylate cyclase, with amino-acid sequence MNTEKRLEIEVKIKVQRLEPLRREIMGLPAVLETERAFESNIVFDSARGELRERGMLLRLRRTGERAVLTLKAPAQDDSRYKVREETEVTVSDFTAAEKIIGALGFRVFFIYEKYREVFSAGGARIMIDETPIGDFIEVEGDPERIDAVAARLGFTADDYIRDSYYQLFLRCGRPGHMVFGT; translated from the coding sequence GTGAATACTGAAAAACGGCTGGAGATCGAGGTCAAAATCAAGGTGCAACGGCTGGAACCCTTGCGCCGGGAAATCATGGGGCTGCCGGCCGTTCTCGAAACGGAACGCGCCTTCGAAAGTAACATCGTGTTCGACTCGGCGCGGGGGGAACTGCGCGAACGCGGCATGCTGCTGCGTTTGCGCCGAACCGGGGAACGCGCCGTTTTGACCTTGAAGGCGCCGGCCCAGGACGACTCCCGCTACAAGGTCCGCGAGGAAACCGAGGTGACAGTCTCTGATTTCACCGCCGCGGAAAAAATCATCGGGGCTCTCGGTTTCCGGGTATTTTTCATTTACGAGAAATACCGAGAGGTATTCAGCGCCGGCGGGGCGCGCATCATGATCGACGAAACCCCGATCGGCGATTTCATCGAAGTTGAAGGCGATCCGGAACGCATCGACGCCGTGGCCGCCCGGCTGGGGTTTACGGCGGATGATTACATCCGCGATTCCTATTACCAGCTTTTTCTCCGCTGCGGACGTCCCGGGCACATGGTTTTCGGTACGTGA